The genomic DNA TGATGGACCTGCTGGAGTCCCGCGGCGTCGTTGGTCCCTCCGAAGGATCCAAGGCCCGCGACGTGCTGGTCAAACCCGACGATCTGGCAGCCACCCTGGCCGCGATCAGCGGCGGGGAAGCCCCGGCACCGGCCGGCGGCGCGGATACTGCCGCGCTGGCTGACAACGCCAACGTGAACCACGGGTTCGAGCCCGGCGGACCGGTTGACCTGGTGGCCGCGGATCTGGAGAGCCGCCCCCAGGCAACGGAATACCATGACGGCGACGACGACGCCGACGGCTCCGAAGACGCCTGGAGCCTCACCGGCCGGTGAATGTTCGCTACGCTGGAGGCGTGAGCAATTCTCCTACGGACAGAGTCCCCACCCTCAACATCGCCAACGCACTGACGGTGGTGCGGATCCTGATGGTTCCGCTCTTTATCTGGTTCCTGGCACTCGACGACGGCCAGGGGGGACTGTTCCGCTGGCTCGCCGTGGCGACATTCGCCGTTGCCATCTATACGGATAAGCTCGACGGCGATATTGCCCGCAGCCGCGGCCTGATCACCGACTTCGGCAAGATCGCCGACCCGATCGCGGACAAGCTGCTGATCGGCTCCGCCCTGGTGATGCTCTCGCTGCTGGGCGAACTCTGGTGGTGGGTCACCATTGTCATCCTGGTCCGGGAGCTCGGCATCACCCTGATGCGTTTTGTCGTCATCCGCTACGGCGTTATGGCGGCCTCCCGCGGCGGCAAGCTGAAGACCGTGGTGCAGACCTTCGCGATCTTCCTCTTCCTGCTGCCGCTCTCCACCTGGCTGGGTGGCTGGGCGTGGTGGATCGGCGCCGTCGTGATGGCTGCTGCGCTGGTGATCACCGTTGTCACCGGCATTGACTATGTACTCCAGGCCGTCCGGCTGCGCCGCGACGCCAGGCGGGCCTGACCGGTATGGAGCCGGGAACCGCGGCTGCGGTCCTCGACGCGGCACGTGCCGCCGGCAGGACAGTAGCCACCGCGGAGTCCCTGACCGCCGGCATGCTCTGCGCTGAACTCGGAGCGGTACCGGGGGCTTCGGCCGTTTTGCAGGGCGGGGTGGTGGCGTACCAAAATGGCATCAAGCACTCCGTTCTCGGAGTTCCGGCCGGGCTCCTGGCCGAAGCCGGTTCCGTGGACGGACGGGTGGCCGAACATATGGCCTCCGGAGCGCGGCGCGTCCTGGGCGCCGATATCGGGGTCTCCACCACCGGAGCCGCGGGGCCCGAAGCCCATGACGGAAAACCGGTGGGCACGGTGTTCGTGGGTATCGCTACGGCCTCAGGCAGCAGCGTCCGGGAGTTCCATTTCTCCGGGGACCGGGCAGCCATCCGGGCCGCAACCTGCCGGCAGGCGCTTCTGATGCTGGCCACCGAGCTGGAAGCGGACTAGCGTAGCGGACGGAGCGGGAAGCGTCCGGATATAAGCGGGAACAAATCCGGCAGGGTGTCAGTTGTTAGTATCAGGAACCGCCAAGGTTCTTTTATTACGATCTTTGGACAGTCTGCGGTATCGCCGCAGCCGTACTCATAGGGAGCAGGACGATACACATGGTTAAGCAACCCGTGTCCGTGAACGGCGTGATCCGCTGGCGGGATGTAGGGTTGGCGGAAGACGCACACCGGGAGCCAAAGGAGCGCAAGATGGTAGTTCTTCGTCACGAGATTGGTGATGTTCTCCGCGACGTGCGCCAGCGCCAGGGCCGTACCCTGCGCGAGGTCTCACATAGCGCCCGCGTTTCCCTCGGCTACCTCAGCGAGGTTGAACGCGGACAAAAGGAAGCATCGTCAGAACTGCTGTCTTCCATCTGCACTGCCCTCGATGTGCCCCTGTCCCTGATGCTCCGTGAGGTCAGTGACCGGGTGGCCAACGCTGAAGGCGTGGCCATTCCAGATACCGTGCCATCGGAGTTTTCCCGGGAATTTGCACGTGAGTTCCCGGAAGACCTGGCCCGGGACCTGGCCCGCACACCCTAGGACCCACCCCACGACCTGCCGGTCGGGATGCCCCTGAACGGATCCGGACCGGAAGCGACTTGAAAACCCCCGCAGGCGCGGTGCCTGCGGGGGTTTGTTCTGTCCGCGGCTCTAACTGCCGGGCCCGGCTTCCCCCTCCCGGCCGTCCGCAGGCAGCGGGATGGCGGGATCTCCGCCCGGCGGCAGCACCGAGGTGTTCAGCTTGTGCAGCAGCTTTGCCAGAGTGAGCAGATCCTCGGTTTCCCAGCCTGTCCAGGTGCTCCGGAAATGCGCCTTACGCGCCGCGGCCGTACCTTCCAGGCGGGCAGAGCCTGATTCGGTGAGGCTGATGGGCTGGGCCCTGCCATCGATCGGATCAGTATGTTTTTCAACGAGCCCCAGCGTCTGGAGCATCGACACCTGCCGGCTCAGTGACGGCTTTCCCACCCCTACGGCGGAGGATAGCTCCGTCAGGCGCATCGGACCCTGCTGGTGAAGCAGCACCATGAGGCCATAGGCGGACGGCTCCATATCCGGGTGGACTTCCCGGGCCATGCGGTGCGAACTGGCCCGGGCCCTGCGCCAGAGGACACTTAGTTCCTGCTCCAGGTCCTCAATGGCAGTATCTCCCTCAGGCCCGGTGCCCGGCCCGGCAGCCGGGAATATCCCGACGGGCCCT from Arthrobacter zhangbolii includes the following:
- the pgsA gene encoding CDP-diacylglycerol--glycerol-3-phosphate 3-phosphatidyltransferase, producing MSNSPTDRVPTLNIANALTVVRILMVPLFIWFLALDDGQGGLFRWLAVATFAVAIYTDKLDGDIARSRGLITDFGKIADPIADKLLIGSALVMLSLLGELWWWVTIVILVRELGITLMRFVVIRYGVMAASRGGKLKTVVQTFAIFLFLLPLSTWLGGWAWWIGAVVMAAALVITVVTGIDYVLQAVRLRRDARRA
- a CDS encoding CinA family protein; this encodes MEPGTAAAVLDAARAAGRTVATAESLTAGMLCAELGAVPGASAVLQGGVVAYQNGIKHSVLGVPAGLLAEAGSVDGRVAEHMASGARRVLGADIGVSTTGAAGPEAHDGKPVGTVFVGIATASGSSVREFHFSGDRAAIRAATCRQALLMLATELEAD
- a CDS encoding helix-turn-helix domain-containing protein — encoded protein: MVKQPVSVNGVIRWRDVGLAEDAHREPKERKMVVLRHEIGDVLRDVRQRQGRTLREVSHSARVSLGYLSEVERGQKEASSELLSSICTALDVPLSLMLREVSDRVANAEGVAIPDTVPSEFSREFAREFPEDLARDLARTP
- a CDS encoding MarR family winged helix-turn-helix transcriptional regulator, producing the protein MAREVHPDMEPSAYGLMVLLHQQGPMRLTELSSAVGVGKPSLSRQVSMLQTLGLVEKHTDPIDGRAQPISLTESGSARLEGTAAARKAHFRSTWTGWETEDLLTLAKLLHKLNTSVLPPGGDPAIPLPADGREGEAGPGS